The following are encoded together in the Euwallacea fornicatus isolate EFF26 chromosome 11, ASM4011564v1, whole genome shotgun sequence genome:
- the LOC136341999 gene encoding zinc finger protein 236-like — protein sequence MDSLGALPEPYNLHQSPLNILPIEITMENSDSAPRYVQNFLVRYLDEARMELVNVNTQEILNLNITPTDADVDKSQLPEVANHSEHSNSIRGENEPVIQYLSPSPLENNNEKMEITSYLCYKCNEHFKSLAIYRQHVRVCNRVDKEFTCLKCQEGFHVETNLKIHVITTHLNPTNVCPICHIFFTRKASLRSHVLVHQVEELIYCNLCDAEFQNEDDLLGHMEGHAVTKISSLTESFVCPICQLEFLSYTELKLHVSKHQQVKRSVLEGRMRKSRGRWLEGCQCPHCGKVFPKEWLLERHRRIHTGEKPFKCQLCRRGFTQKGSLKIHLDKHRGLRPHNCSLCSAQFTQKGNLKAHIKKTHTVPKGGPHKIYKCSQCSCIFRKLATLNGHMTKAHLESIEATVEQGSGSIVKLAENHASGAVRRYTVRQQKIGEVRWYFCNYCPVRFKKPSDLIRHFRTHTLEKPFKCSECNHAFSLKRTLTNHMKLHSTRRVTPIKSSSKIPESQKLVSTETQQKSTENIVEPLLKEPLYQTPYGTLQLKKSKNPSEKPYSCKLCSTRFTRVMSLRRHMQLHSRECRFKCTICLKAFITKHSLKEHTNQHQNIKNHTCTFCSKSFATSSMLKRHCLIHNEVKPYMCPCCDKMFRTTALCRMHIKDVHPVTNGDLVAPPVVESLQECSTNEHVNVDSLQPQEDTAIESNTVLLNITPQIPDTAQTPDYQMVYLNFPQITPDDDSSSLKLQTVSDVIFDPDDPPEVEQQASTPLPDVLPISIIDAAALNAVPYDAQVFCINCHRMFSDCYAFEKHACADDDSVVKLMLNDEQPKMSECYANKSLSVTTEAGVGVDVSKMKRFPNKKSLIADIGKLEQSKQFRCDHCNYVTSVDEHYRRHLLMHPDLTDKMCKFCCKFFKKPSDLKRHLRTHTGEKPFECDRCHKKFALKSTLESHLRTHDVVGQSKISCDVCHSNFTSKSSLKVHMLLHTGERPYSCRHCTQTFRTSSIRKAHERSRHSRAQEAKPPPVKEETMVIVNPLEWVSLDVLQQIQGSGIVIAQDEAVDCGEGLTDLNLSNNVGHVVVPEESNKRQKEKPQKAECDICHKWYSSKDVLRKHKKALHGQNKKFPCIKCDKGYDQLEDLNKHIKKLHSGLRPYSCQYCSNSFSEEHSLKIHIKRIHQKSLAAQETKDALRSLQLDLTSDNFL from the exons ATGGATTCTCTAGGAGCTCTACCTGAGCCCTACAACCTTCACCAGAGCCCCCTCAACATACTGCCCATTGAAATTACCATGGAGAACTCGGATAGCGCCCCCCGATACGTGCAAAACTTTCTGGTGAGATACTTGGATGAGGCTCGAATGGAGCTTGTTAATGTCAACACTCAG gagattttgaatttgaatattacgcCTACTGATGCTGATGTTGACAAGTCGCAGTTACCAGAAGTAGCTAACCACTCCGAACATTCAAACTCAATTAG AGGTGAAAATGAGCCGGTCATTCAGTATTTATCACCTTCGCCATTGGAGAACAATAACGAAAAGATGGAAATCACCTCATATTTATGTTACAAATGCAATGAGCACTTTAAAAGTTTGGCAATATATCGTCAGCATGTTAGAGTGTGTAATCGAGTAGATAAAGAATTCACATGCCTTAAATGTCAAGAAGGTTTCCATGTGGAGACAAACCTCAAAATCCATGTTATTACAACACATTTAAACCCTACAAATGTATGCCCCATTTGCCATATTTTCTTTACAAGGAAAGCTAGTTTGAGGTCTCATGTTTTGGTACATCAAGTGGAAGAGctaatttattgtaatttatgcGATGCTGAGTTCCAAAATGAG GATGATCTGTTGGGGCATATGGAAGGACATGCAGTGACAAAGATCTCATCTTTAACAGAATCATTTGTATGCCCTATTTGTCAGTTGGAATTTCTCAGttatactgagcttaaattgCATGTGAGCAAACACCAGCAGGTAAAGCGTAGTGTGTTGGAGGGGAGGATGAGAAAGAGCAGGGGTAGGTGGTTGGAAGGGTGTCAATGTCCACACTGCGGGAAGGTTTTTCCAAAGGAATGGCTGTTAGAAAGACATAGGCGAATTCATACAGGGGAGAAgccttttaag TGTCAGCTATGCAGGAGGGGGTTCACCCAGAAAGGTTCTTTGAAAATACATTTGGATAAGCACCGCGGACTGCGTCCTCATAATTGCTCACTATGCTCTGCTCAATTCACCCAAAAAG GAAATCTGAAGGCTCACATCAAAAAGACCCATACAGTTCCCAAAGGGGGGCCTCACAAGATATACAAGTGCTCTCAGTGCAGTtgtatttttaggaaattagCCACTCTAAATGGACACATGACCAAGGCTCATTTGGAGTCGATTGAGGCTACTGTTGAGCAGGGAAGTGGAAGCATCGTTAAACTGGCCGAAAACCATGCGAGCGGAGCAGTTAGGCGCTATACAGTGCGCCAGCAAAAAATTGGAGAGGTGCGGtggtatttttgcaattattgcCCTGTGCGTTTTAAGAAGCCTTCGGATTTGATCAGGCACTTTCGGACGCACACCTTGGAGAAGCCTTTTAAG TGCTCTGAGTGCAATCACGCATTCTCCTTAAAGCGCACTTTAACAAATCACATGAAACTACACTCAACACGTCGCGTCACACCAATAAAATCCTCCTCGAAAATTCCCGAGTCTCAGAAATTGGTGTCTACTGAGACCCAGCAAAAATCCACAGAAAACATTGTTGAGCCCTTGCTAAAGGAGCCTCTTTATCAAACTCCGTATG GGACTCTGCAGTTAAAGAAGTCTAAAAACCCCTCGGAAAAGCCCTATTCATGCAAGTTGTGCTCCACTAGATTCACTAGGGTTATGAGCCTGCGAAGGCATATGCAACTTCATAGCAGAGAGTGCAGATTTAAATGCACAATATGCCTCAA AGCCTTTATAACAAAGCACAGTCTTAAGGAGCACACCAATCAGCACCAGAACATCAAAAACCACACCTGTACATTTTGCTCGAAAAGCTTTGCCACTTCCTCTATGCTCAAACGTCACTGTCTGATTCACAACGAGGTTAAGCCCTACATGTGCCCCTGCTGCGACAAGATGTTCAGAACTACTGCGCTATGTAGAATGCACATTAAGGACGTTCATCCTGTTACTAATGGAGACctg GTGGCACCACCTGTGGTTGAAAGTCTTCAGGAATGTTCTACGAATGAACATGTCAACGTTGACAGTTTACAA CCTCAGGAGGATACAGCTATCGAATCAAACACGGTCCTTTTGAACATCACTCCCCAAATTCCAGACACTGCGCAAACTCCCGACTACCAAATGGTTTACTTAAACTTTCCTCAAATCACCCCCGATGATGATTCGTCATCTTTGAAACTACAA ACTGTCAGTGATGTAATTTTCGATCCTGATGACCCCCCGGAGGTGGAGCAACAAGCCTCGACTCCCTTGCCGGACGTTCTACCAATCAGCATCATCGACGCGGCGGCGTTGAACGCCGTCCCATATGATGCGCAGGTGTTTTGCATCAACTGTCACCGTATGTTCTCCGATTGCTACGCCTTCGAGAAACACGCCTGCGCCGACGACGACAGTGTTGTCAAGCTGATGTTAAATGACGAGCAGCCAAAGATGAGTGAGTGTTACGCAAATAAGAGTTTAAGTGTGACTACTGAGGCTGGTGTGGGGGTGGATGTTTCGAAGATGAAAAG GTTTccgaataaaaaatctttgatTGCTGACATCGGGAAGCTGGAGCAGAGTAAACAGTTTCGATGTGATCATTGCAACTACGTCACCTCAGTCGACGAGCACTATCGCAGGCACCTTTTAATGCATCCAGATTTGACGGACAAAATGTGCAAATTTTGCtgtaaattcttcaaaaaaccCTCAGATTTG AAGCGCCACTTACGCACACATACAGGAGAGAAACCCTTTGAGTGCGATCGCTGTCACAAAAAGTTCGCCCTAAAATCGACCCTTGAGTCGCACTTGCGTACTCACGACGTCGTAGGCCAATCAAAAATCAGCTGCGATGTATGTCACTCCAATTTCACTTCAAAATCCAGCCTCAAAGTGCATATGCTCTTACACACCGGGGAAAGACCTTATTCGTGCAGACACTGCACACAGACCTTCAGGACTTCGTCGATACGTAAAGCGCACGAGAGGAGCCGTCATAGCAGGGCGCAGGAGGCAAAGCCCCCCCCTGTTAAAGAGGAAACCATGGTGATCGTCAATCCCTTAGAATGGGTGTCGTTGGATGTGTTGCAGCAGATTCAAGGTTCGGGGATTGTGATTGCGCAGGACGAAGCTGTGGATTGCGGTGAGGGCTTGACTGATCTTAACTTGTCTAATAACGTCGG GCATGTAGTAGTGCCCGAAGAGAGCAATAAACGACAAAAGGAGAAGCCGCAAAAAGCCGAATGCGACATTTGCCACAAATGGTATTCATCCAAGGACGTGCTGCGCAAGCACAAGAAAGCGCTGCATGGGCAAAATAAGAAGTTTCCCTGCATTAAGTGCGACAAGG GTTACGACCAGCTTGAAGACCTCAATAAGCACATAAAGAAGCTACACTCGGGGCTTCGCCCCTATTCATGTCAGTACTGCTCCAACAGCTTCAGCGAGGAGCACAGCCTcaaaattcacattaaaaG GATCCATCAAAAGTCCCTGGCGGCACAGGAAACCAAAGACGCCCTCAGAAGCCTGCAGCTCGACCTCACTTCAGATAACTTTCTCTAA